One genomic segment of bacterium includes these proteins:
- a CDS encoding YigZ family protein — MDQPDPSPDSFPVPGAPAQWEERVERSRFLALVHPIAEAGEAVRLLAQARLEHHKATHHCHAWRTGHPGREPAWGCGDDGEPSGSAGQPILRAIDGSGLSNVLVVVVRWFGGIKLGTGGLARAYGSAATGALASCQRSLVTDCQPLHLRIPYSRMTRVRRLLARHGAREVNLVSGEELQLDIQVPSTARATLMDELREILQGQGAMWTS, encoded by the coding sequence ATGGACCAGCCTGACCCATCCCCCGACAGTTTTCCTGTTCCCGGCGCGCCGGCCCAGTGGGAGGAGCGGGTGGAGCGCTCGCGCTTCCTGGCGCTCGTCCATCCCATCGCCGAGGCCGGGGAGGCGGTCCGCCTCCTGGCGCAGGCCAGATTGGAACATCACAAGGCCACCCATCACTGTCATGCCTGGCGGACCGGACACCCGGGACGTGAACCAGCCTGGGGCTGCGGTGACGACGGCGAGCCATCCGGCTCGGCCGGCCAGCCCATCCTGCGGGCCATCGACGGGAGCGGCCTGTCCAACGTCCTGGTCGTGGTGGTGCGCTGGTTCGGCGGCATCAAGCTGGGCACGGGCGGACTGGCGCGCGCCTACGGCAGCGCGGCGACGGGCGCCCTGGCCTCCTGCCAGCGGAGCCTGGTGACGGACTGCCAGCCGCTGCACCTGCGCATTCCCTACTCCCGGATGACCCGTGTGCGGCGCCTGTTGGCACGCCACGGCGCCCGCGAGGTGAACCTTGTCAGCGGCGAGGAACTGCAACTGGACATCCAAGTGCCCAGCACGGCACGAGCAACACTGATGGACGAGCTGCGCGAGATCCTGCAGGGACAGGGGGCGATGTGGACCTCTTGA
- the rnc gene encoding ribonuclease III, producing the protein MKLLSWLTRGRPVQGASGLETAIGYTFRQPELLHLALTHRSHSGQQTGPRVASNERLEFLGDAVLDLCVSHHLFLKYPEKKEGELTKLKSIIVSGPFLVRLAGEIGLGRHLLLSESEDRTGGRQRPSILEDAFEALLGAIYLDGGLPAAEDFIRRQVLEGLDLTQASRDNRNYKSLLLELSQSHGGGNPVYKVVEEVGPDHSKFFVVEVLVDDQPLGRGTGASKKKAEQAAAREGLEQFSHRRTEGGAPVEAHGPA; encoded by the coding sequence ATGAAACTGCTCTCCTGGCTGACCCGCGGCCGGCCGGTCCAAGGCGCCAGCGGGCTGGAGACGGCCATCGGCTACACCTTCCGGCAGCCCGAGCTGCTGCATCTTGCCCTGACCCACCGCAGCCATTCGGGTCAACAAACGGGTCCGCGCGTCGCCTCCAACGAGCGATTGGAGTTCCTGGGCGATGCCGTGCTGGACCTCTGCGTCAGCCACCACCTCTTCCTGAAGTATCCGGAAAAGAAAGAGGGGGAGTTGACCAAGCTCAAGTCCATCATCGTCTCAGGTCCCTTCTTGGTCAGACTGGCCGGCGAGATCGGCCTGGGCCGCCACCTGCTTCTCTCCGAATCAGAGGATCGAACTGGAGGCCGTCAGCGGCCTTCCATCCTGGAGGACGCCTTCGAGGCCCTGCTCGGCGCCATCTACCTCGACGGTGGCCTGCCCGCGGCCGAGGACTTCATCCGGCGCCAGGTCCTGGAGGGTCTGGACCTCACCCAGGCCAGTCGTGACAATCGCAACTACAAGAGCCTGCTGTTGGAACTGAGCCAGAGCCACGGCGGTGGCAACCCCGTCTACAAGGTGGTGGAGGAGGTGGGTCCCGACCACAGCAAGTTCTTCGTGGTGGAGGTGCTGGTGGATGATCAGCCCTTGGGCCGGGGCACGGGCGCCAGCAAGAAGAAGGCCGAGCAGGCCGCCGCCCGCGAGGGGCTGGAGCAGTTCTCCCACCGCCGGACAGAGGGCGGGGCGCCGGTGGAAGCCCATGGACCAGCCTGA
- the fabF gene encoding beta-ketoacyl-ACP synthase II: MAQPGGVRVVITGTGVLSPIGQGLDSFWQALVEGCSGAGPITRFDASLHATRIACELKGFDAGQWLRKPEQRRMDPFCQYGMVAAQMALEQSGLDLAAVDLDRFGVITASGIGGLMSIEDAHTQLVEKGPGRIPPMFIPMMISDILPGQIAMKWGLKGPNFGTVSACASSSHAIGCAVQAIRCGQADRVLTGGAEAAITPLGIGGFNALQAMSTRNEEPKRASRPFDRDRDGFVMGEGAVMFVIERLDLALERGADILAEISGLGFTADAHHLTAPAPEGEGAQRAMRMALADAGLPAEDIDHINTHGTSTPAGDMAEIQGIARVFGGHGPHLAINSTKSMTGHLLGAAGAIECLAAALALRHGVVPPTINLDNPDPELVLPIVTRARTMPLRHAISNTFGFGGHNASLLLSRWTA; this comes from the coding sequence ATGGCACAGCCAGGCGGGGTGCGGGTGGTGATCACCGGGACGGGCGTGCTGAGCCCCATCGGCCAGGGGCTGGACAGCTTCTGGCAGGCCCTGGTGGAGGGTTGCAGCGGCGCCGGACCCATCACCCGCTTCGATGCGTCCCTCCATGCCACCCGGATCGCCTGCGAGCTGAAGGGCTTTGACGCGGGGCAGTGGCTGCGCAAGCCCGAGCAGCGGCGGATGGACCCTTTCTGCCAATACGGGATGGTGGCGGCCCAGATGGCGCTGGAGCAGTCGGGCCTGGACCTTGCCGCCGTGGACCTGGATCGCTTCGGGGTCATCACCGCCTCGGGCATCGGCGGCCTCATGTCCATCGAGGATGCCCACACCCAGCTGGTGGAGAAGGGGCCGGGCCGCATCCCGCCCATGTTCATCCCCATGATGATATCCGACATCCTGCCCGGGCAGATCGCCATGAAATGGGGCTTGAAGGGACCCAACTTCGGCACGGTGAGCGCCTGCGCCTCCTCGTCCCACGCCATCGGCTGCGCTGTGCAGGCCATCCGCTGCGGACAGGCGGACCGGGTGCTGACGGGCGGGGCCGAGGCGGCCATCACGCCCCTGGGCATCGGCGGTTTCAACGCCCTGCAGGCCATGTCCACGCGCAACGAGGAGCCAAAGCGCGCCAGCCGTCCCTTCGACCGGGACCGCGACGGTTTCGTGATGGGCGAGGGCGCCGTCATGTTCGTCATCGAGCGTCTGGACCTGGCGCTGGAGCGGGGGGCCGACATCCTGGCCGAGATCAGCGGACTGGGCTTCACGGCGGACGCCCACCATCTGACGGCACCTGCGCCGGAGGGCGAAGGGGCCCAGCGGGCCATGCGCATGGCCCTTGCGGATGCCGGCCTGCCCGCCGAGGACATCGACCACATCAACACCCACGGCACCAGCACTCCGGCCGGGGACATGGCGGAGATCCAGGGCATCGCCCGCGTGTTCGGCGGGCATGGGCCGCATCTGGCCATCAACAGCACCAAGTCCATGACCGGCCATCTGCTCGGCGCCGCCGGAGCCATCGAATGCCTGGCCGCGGCCCTGGCTCTGCGCCATGGAGTGGTGCCGCCCACCATCAACCTGGACAATCCGGACCCGGAGCTGGTGCTGCCCATAGTCACGCGGGCCCGGACCATGCCGCTGCGACATGCCATCTCCAACACCTTTGGTTTCGGGGGCCACAACGCCAGCCTTCTCCTCTCGCGCTGGACGGCATGA